One Bombus affinis isolate iyBomAffi1 chromosome 18, iyBomAffi1.2, whole genome shotgun sequence genomic window, ACTTCGGTAAGCAActgcaaatataaaaatccaggatttttttcgtattatgacaataattaataatgaatcatatatattattaataacttaATATTTACTTACCTAAAAATAACGCAAAGTCTGTACTAAGAGAATATAAAACTTTCTCTGGCCCCACAAGTAAATCAGCTCTTTCATTTAAAGTCTGATATAAATTATCTAATATAGTTGAAACAATCGTTATTGTTAAAGAATCACCGCCATTATCAAGTATAACCCATATAAGTTCCTATAAAAGTTATAATACAAAAACTAATAAGTTTTAATGTTACTCTATTAAACGAAATATCAAGCATGTAAATAATTACTCTCAAGTTATCAGTGATAGTTGTTGGGCTCATAACATTTGGGTTATGTTTCTTTTCTTCAATAGGATGGAGTGGCGCATTATTCCTTAAAAATCTATTTAATTCAACTTCcatatcttttataaataatgaGCCACCCACTATGTGAGATTGTATCCATTGATGTATACGTTCCATAGCTAATCTCGTAGCAATTTTAGCACAAATTTCTTTCACAGGTGTTAACGAATCCTCCGCTAAAAGGGATTCTATACATTTAGTTACCCGTAATTCACAAATTCCTGGTATAGATATTTCGCACTGCTCTTTCAGTTCTTTAGACATATTCGTAGCCAATGTATTCATATCAGTTGTCACAATTGCCTAAATGGAATAATATATGAATTAGCtagataatttaaaaatatatttaaatatcacAGTATTTCGTAGTATTACGATgaatatagaaaatttgaaaatctacCTTAAAATCTGTAATGTTACGTTGTTCCCCGAATTTCTCAGGTAGTCcttcgattttctttttttccaaaATCTCCCTAAAAATATTCAGATTTGTTTCTCTAGAGGCCATTAACAAAGTGTTACATATATGTTTTACACAAGTTGATGCAACTCGCTCTGATACAAAATCAACAGTTTTTCGAGTAGATGCTGGTTGTCCGCCAAAAAATGCCTCTTCCAATTGCaactattaaaatttaaatattaaaatttttcttaaGAAACAAGTCTAACCGATAAACTTACCTCTAAATGCTTTATATCTGCAATCTTAGCAGATTTGTGAAGTTGACTAGAAACTGGTGTAATGTGTTTATTTGAGTTGTAATTATTTAGATTTGTATTAGAATTTGATACAGATACGTTTAATCCAACCAATGGACAACATATGCGCAACGTTCTTTCATTAATTATGTCCAATTTGTCTAAACTACATTTAGTTGATGTAACAGACACAGTCGACTCTCCTAATAGCATATATTTTTGCTCATGATATTTATCAGGTTGTTTCAAACTTCGCAATTCTCTAACTTTATATATCTTTTGCCACATAGAATACAAATCCTTTGGAACATTTGGTAATTCAAATAACCAACTTAAAGTAGATTTAAGAAGAACTGCCGTTTGTTGAGAAATAAAACTGTCAGATGTTGAAAAATCAAAATGATTTACagctttataaatataatataaaagttcCAAAATTTGTTTATAATATGGTAAACGAAGAGACACAGTATCCATCATAGCCAAGTATTTTGCAATCCAAGGTACAGTTAATGATAATTTTCCTAATGCTATTGCATTATGTAGACAAACATGTAAATTTATTGCTGGCACAACCTAAATAAAAATCTTAAGGTTaatttcgtttattaataataaaagagTATATAAAGCAGGAAGTTTATTACTTACTTTGCTTCTAATTTCTACTTGAGTTGCTATTAACTCTTTAAAATTGTTTGATTCTGACCTATATGGTAATGATACAAGAAAACCTAAAACTTTTGCAAGGAGCCTTAAGCTGGATAAACaagtaataaaattttgttgtgtTCGCTCATCAACTATTGTTTCTGTTacaatagaaaataatatagTTATATCAATAATAAATGGAAATACATAACTTACATTaatgctatatgtatatattaataccTGAATCTTCTATTTCACTATTGTTAAACTGAGTATCGTTCAATTCCATTATCTCGTGGATTAAACAATTTTCTAGATGAACATAAAAGATTGGATTAAaagcaaataatataaaatctttGAAAAATTCTTGTACCCCAGGGAAAGATGGTTTCGTAATTTGATTTTTGGAAGGCTGTGGAGTTACTAATCTCTTTTGAAGCTGATCCAATTTTTTCGGATTTACATTTTTCAATGTCTTTAAAACACTTATGCTTTCATCATCTTCTACCTCTGTCTGAAAATAATAAAGACAAACTAAAAAATTAGTATCTAagcaaaataaagaatatttaaacatataattttattaatccaGCTTACCTGTTGCCTATTTTGTATACATGAAATCAAAAGTTGTGACTTAAATAATCTTGCAAAATGATAATAATTTATAGCATCATTGTGTAATGTCAACATGGTTCTTATTTTACTTCCTAAAGCTATTTGAAATATCCATCCAGGTACCGAATGATTTTTTTCCCATATCCTAAATATCTCATAAAAACTATCTCTTTGATTTTTAAATGTCTGAAAAGCAGCTACAGATGGAAAATTTTCGCGATTGTCTGTATCTATTTGAAAACATACATTTAATTCACCCATTATGTATAAGTAGctgcaaaaaagaaaataatgtatatatttaaaaaattgaacttTTACTTGTAAGAAATGATAATTTGTTACATATatcttttcttaattttttcaattacattcaagaatttatattaaaataaaaatatttgcctCAACATTGATTGATACATTTTAGAAACATATAACAAttagaataaataaatgttatataacaattaataaaaaaacTATTAGAtgaagtattttatatataaaccttataaataatataaaattgttaacatattttatttatacaagtataaaataattttcaaaaacaGTTCTTTAAGTAAACATACAATCGCATGTGCAATTATAAATATCGTGTAAACAGTTTaagagaaaaaatatttatattgtatttaaacAACATATTTCTATACAAATCTTTTAAACGTACTCATTTATCACCGAATATGTACATGGAATAAACGTCGACCAATTTTGAAATCTAATAGGTTATGTTTAAACTGTAAATATGCTTCAATATAATATACTAACACAACTAAAACTCGCACAATATCGATTCATGCATTCATAATTCGTTAGTTGataaaaattttacaatttttacataAGGCTATATTTTACAACATGAATATATTAATGCCGTAGCACTCCACATTGTGACCGGTGATGGCAACAACTTATGCATAGGCCTTGGCAGTCTCGGCACACACTAATTCAATggcatccatcttgcgtttaaaACTTCAACACATCAATTTAGTGTTAAAGACACTTCATAGATATATatggatatgtatatataaaaattttgaaaggtaatattaaaacaatgtaatattaataaacattccttttattcaattaataaaaaaaaagtatatTTGCTTTTTTTTGATGTACAAATAGAAGCTTAGATATGTTCAAATACTTATTAATTTTCGTTTTCTCACTTTTTGTTTGCATCTTAGAATATTATTCATAAAATTCTTAACAAACTATCCTTGAGATCCAACAAGAGGATAACTAGCAGTGGAAGCAATACCACAATGGTTCAATTTATTCCTAGCCATTTTAATATACCCATTATCACCCCATGTTTCACCCCAACTATTTTTTACTAGCCAGTAATCCTGACCATTTTCATCAGTTCCATATCCTACTGCTAATACTCCGTGATCCAAGTTTTCTGAAGAACATTCTGGTTCATAATAGACTCCTATAATTTAGACATAACATTTACTTTATTATAAACTAACAATTGGTTCAAATTCATAATTCAGCatcaaattatataataaaacaaaCCTTCGGAATAAAATTGGAAAGACTGATGAGAAGCATCAATAGCAACAGAGACTGGACCTATAGTGGCAACTGCTGCTTTAAGCTTTTTCTCATTACCTTGAGGAATGTCTACATAACCAACATCACGGGCACCACTATTTGCTGCGTTATATCTACacattatgaaataattaatcaTAGTAACTAGGAAAAAATCTTTTCTTATAATACTTACCTGCATTTATCATTTTCAGCTTCATACGGATAAGTAACTTCTGTATCTAAACCTTTATTATCTTTAATATATTGAAAAGCTTGATCCATCAGTCCTCCATTGCACCCATTATTGCCATATTTTCCAGAGCAATCAATTAAATTTTGCTCACTTAAAGCAATTAAAATTCCTGTTCGTCGAAAATGTTGTCCTTCTAATGCGCCGGTCTATACAATGATTTTGATCGAttcatttcattaaaacttgattacaatatattacaattctaattctaattttttaataaataattcaataagtaaatttattaaaaacattaaatatatatcttataatttaatttttttatttgaattattattGATATCTAAACTATTGTATACTGTTAGTCACAAAACTTACTGCAGAAAATGACCAGCATGACCCACAATGTCCCTGATCTTTGACAGGAGTTACAGCACCATGTTCTCTCCAATCTACTGTCTTTGGTAACACTACATTTGCTGGTTCAATAAATGAAGCTGCTATAGGTAATCTCTCAGATCTCAACTGAGTATTTATGCTTTTATTGAAACCATTTAACGTATTCACAAACTCATGATGAAGCTAAAAatcaaattatacaattttcaatatatatacgtaatataaagctatttaaattttgcaatttatttACCATGTCACCATATTTATTCATCtttaatttatatgaaactttTTTCATTTCGTAATTCCCATTATGTTTAGCTATTTTATGTTTATTGTCCATAAATATCTTCATCCTGAATCTTTCCTCTATATCACTTTTATATACCTTATTATGTTCCATCTAAAAatgaataatacaataaaaggtata contains:
- the LOC126926541 gene encoding codanin-1 isoform X1; protein product: MGELNVCFQIDTDNRENFPSVAAFQTFKNQRDSFYEIFRIWEKNHSVPGWIFQIALGSKIRTMLTLHNDAINYYHFARLFKSQLLISCIQNRQQTEVEDDESISVLKTLKNVNPKKLDQLQKRLVTPQPSKNQITKPSFPGVQEFFKDFILFAFNPIFYVHLENCLIHEIMELNDTQFNNSEIEDSETIVDERTQQNFITCLSSLRLLAKVLGFLVSLPYRSESNNFKELIATQVEIRSKVVPAINLHVCLHNAIALGKLSLTVPWIAKYLAMMDTVSLRLPYYKQILELLYYIYKAVNHFDFSTSDSFISQQTAVLLKSTLSWLFELPNVPKDLYSMWQKIYKVRELRSLKQPDKYHEQKYMLLGESTVSVTSTKCSLDKLDIINERTLRICCPLVGLNVSVSNSNTNLNNYNSNKHITPVSSQLHKSAKIADIKHLELQLEEAFFGGQPASTRKTVDFVSERVASTCVKHICNTLLMASRETNLNIFREILEKKKIEGLPEKFGEQRNITDFKAIVTTDMNTLATNMSKELKEQCEISIPGICELRVTKCIESLLAEDSLTPVKEICAKIATRLAMERIHQWIQSHIVGGSLFIKDMEVELNRFLRNNAPLHPIEEKKHNPNVMSPTTITDNLRELIWVILDNGGDSLTITIVSTILDNLYQTLNERADLLVGPEKVLYSLSTDFALFLVAYRSDLFIPKVQEKFITVWAMNRCKTLESDSPIHRILSSRNVMLLAQPEKEEVWTVFGKFINKLIEKNVLDINSFSDQCVALFRQNWPVPILKHLSKCLMEVITDFKASDETTEKVKYLLGWIAETYNEIEFCSDYNPID
- the LOC126926541 gene encoding codanin-1 isoform X2; this encodes MGELNVCFQIDTDNRENFPSVAAFQTFKNQRDSFYEIFRIWEKNHSVPGWIFQIALGSKIRTMLTLHNDAINYYHFARLFKSQLLISCIQNRQQTEVEDDESISVLKTLKNVNPKKLDQLQKRLVTPQPSKNQITKPSFPGVQEFFKDFILFAFNPIFYVHLENCLIHEIMELNDTQFNNSEIEDSETIVDERTQQNFITCLSSLRLLAKVLGFLVSLPYRSESNNFKELIATQVEIRSKVVPAINLHVCLHNAIALGKLSLTVPWIAKYLAMMDTVSLRLPYYKQILELLYYIYKAVNHFDFSTSDSFISQQTAVLLKSTLSWLFELPNVPKDLYSMWQKIYKVRELRSLKQPDKYHEQKYMLLGESTVSVTSTKCSLDKLDIINERTLRICCPLVGLNVSVSNSNTNLNNYNSNKHITPVSSQLHKSAKIADIKHLELQLEEAFFGGQPASTRKTVDFVSERVASTCVKHICNTLLMASRETNLNIFREILEKKKIEGLPEKFGEQRNITDFKAIVTTDMNTLATNMSKELKEQCEISIPGICELRVTKCIESLLAEDSLTPVKEICAKIATRLAMERIHQWIQSHIVGGSLFIKDMEVELNRFLRNNAPLHPIEEKKHNPNVMSPTTITDNLRELIWVILDNGGDSLTITIVSTILDNLYQTLNERADLLVGPEKVLYSLSTDFALFLVAYRSDLFIPKVQEKFITVWAMNRCKTLESDSPIHRILSSRNVMLLAQPEKEEVWTVFGKFINKLIEKNVLDINSFSDQCVALFRQNWPVFLYFYL
- the LOC126926554 gene encoding cathepsin L; translated protein: MKLFLFLIVAVLATAQAISFFELVNQEWTTFKMEHNKVYKSDIEERFRMKIFMDNKHKIAKHNGNYEMKKVSYKLKMNKYGDMLHHEFVNTLNGFNKSINTQLRSERLPIAASFIEPANVVLPKTVDWREHGAVTPVKDQGHCGSCWSFSATGALEGQHFRRTGILIALSEQNLIDCSGKYGNNGCNGGLMDQAFQYIKDNKGLDTEVTYPYEAENDKCRYNAANSGARDVGYVDIPQGNEKKLKAAVATIGPVSVAIDASHQSFQFYSEGVYYEPECSSENLDHGVLAVGYGTDENGQDYWLVKNSWGETWGDNGYIKMARNKLNHCGIASTASYPLVGSQG